In Nerophis ophidion isolate RoL-2023_Sa linkage group LG03, RoL_Noph_v1.0, whole genome shotgun sequence, the following are encoded in one genomic region:
- the phf21ab gene encoding PHD finger protein 21A isoform X6 — translation MLQLDGFPTGHGVQADQSAERLTASMMELQTLQEALKVEIQIHQKLVAQMKQDPQNADLKKQLHELQAKITALSEKQKKVVEQLRKELLVKQEPEAKVQLQVHTPPVGGDLKPTNLLQTQQIPGGLQQTLTVTPVLTAKTLPLVLKAAGTPALPGSVLPQRPATVMVTTAISKPDSHNAPINLQVMGKLSAHSLEPVRLVSKNAMLLQAVQPIKVPQFVPPPRLMTPPTFQPQQVRPKPAFPANVPIAPAPPPPMMAAPQLLQRPVMLATKLSPSMSSVAPIHQVRIVNGQPCVKTGTTPLTGIVITTPVTTTTACIGSPAQAPDPASVPTLAPSQPSQISSLASDSKTVISGGGAEHKMAVPLPSSSTPPLSPPTRPRKEESPEKLAFMVSLGLVTYDHLEEIQSKRQERKRRTTANPVYSGAVFEPERKKSAVSYLNSPLHQGTRKRANDDSLSKILKKEEAIPWPGTLAIVHSYIAYKEAKEEEKQKLIKWSAELRLEREQLEQRVKQLSNSITKCMETKNSILARQKDMQLSLDKVKHLVRLIQAFNFKQTVPDSSDVRVQDAAAPPLEATALAKVEGDGKSEISAAEEQKTVAGSMTIAVDADRQGAVARATEDISAGGARGGAKTETGVQTVSGAKVGTGMSPRADVTPCSEAPTPADAVTTNGTAALPCPAADATANSGNKTASFSPPEAAVQDKQDISDSNNSKTSEPSLHSVPALGGE, via the exons ATGCTTCAGTTGGATGGTTTTCCCACTGGACACGGCGTTCAG GCTGATCAATCAGCTGAAAGACTGACTGCATCCATGATGGAATTACAGACATTACAGGAGGCTCTGAAGGTGGAGATCCAGATCCATCAG AAACTGGTGGCCCAGATGAAGCAGGACCCTCAG AACGCAGATCTGAAGAAACAACTTCATGAGCTTCAAGCAAAGATCACTGCACTGAGTGAGAAGCAg AAAAAGGTGGTGGAGCAGTTGAGGAAGGAACTGCTGGTCAAGCAGGAGCCAGAAGCCAAAGTGCAGCTCCAGGTCCACACACCTCCTGTTGGGGGTGATTTAAAGCCCACCAACCTGCTGCAGACCCAACAGATTCCTGGAGGACTACAGCAG ACGCTGACAGTCACGCCAGTCCTCACCGCCAAGACTCTACCTCTCGTGCTGAAAGCGGCGGGCACGCCCGCTCTGCCCGGCTCTGTCTTGCCGCAGCGCCCGGCCACCGTCATGGTAACCACCGCCATCTCAAAACCGGACTCACACAACGCCCCCATCAACCTGCAGGTTATGGGCAAGCTGAGCGCTCACAGCTTGGAACCTGTGAGACTTGTGTCCAAGAACGCCATGCTG CTGCAGGCCGTCCAGCCAATCAAAGTCCCCCAGTTTGTCCCTCCTCCTAGACTGATGACACCACCCACCTTTCAGCCGCAG CAGGTTAGGCCAAAGCCCGCCTTTCCTGCCAATGTCCCCATCGCTCCTGCTCCGCCGCCGCCCATGATGGCGGCCCCCCAGCTGCTCCAAAGGCCTGTCATGTTGGCCACCAAGTTGTCGCCTTCCATGTCGTCTGTGGCGCCCATTCACCAGGTCCGCATCGTTAATGGGCAACCGTGCGTCAAAACCGGCACCACCCCTCTGACGGGCATCGTCATCACCACGCCGGTCACCACGACCACCGCCTGCATCGGCAGCCCGGCCCAGGCACCAGACCCTGCCTCGGTCCCCACCCTGGCCCCAAGCCAGCCGAGCCAGATCAGCAGCTTGGCCTCTGATTCCAAG ACTGTTATATCAGGGGGCGGTGCCGAGCACAAGATGGCAGTCCCCCTCCCCTCGTCTTCTACTCCTCCCTTGTCTCCGCCTACAAGACCCAGGAAGGAGGAGAGTCCAGAG AAACTGGCCTTCATGGTGTCCTTGGGCCTTGTAACGTATGACCACTTGGAAG AGATTCAAAGCAAAAGGCAAGAGAGGAAAAGGAGAACGACGGCTAACCCGGTCTACAGCGGCGCAGTGTTTGAGCCTGAG AGGAAAAAGAGTGCTGTGAGTTACCTGAACAGCCCTCTGCACCAAGGGACCCGAAAGAGAG CCAACGACGACTCCCTTTCCAAG ATTCTCAAGAAAGAAGAAGCCATTCCCTGGCCCGGAACGCTGGCAATCGTTCACTCCTACATTGCCTACAAAGAAG CAAAAGAAGAAGAGAAGCAGAAGCTCATCAAGTGGAGTGCAGAGCTGCGACTGGAGCGCGAGCAATTGGAGCAACGAGTCAAGCAGCTCAGCAACTCCATCACG AAATGCATGGAGACCAAGAACAGCATCCTGGCTCGCCAGAAGGACATGCAGCTGTCTCTGGACAAAGTCAAACATCTGGTCCGCCTCATCCAGGCCTTCAACTTCAAACAGACTGTGCCCGACAGCAGTGACGTCAGAGTCCAGGATGCCGCGGCGCCGCCGCTCGAAGCCACCGCCTTGGCCAAGGTTGAGGGTGACGGCAAGAGTGAAATTAGCGCGGCCGAAGAGCAGAAAACGGTGGCGGGGAGCATGACGATTGCAGTGGACGCAGACCGTCAGGGCGCTGTTGCGCGCGCCACAGAGGACATTTCTGCTGGAGGTGCAAGGGGAGGAGCTAAGACAGAGACAGGCGTACAGACTGTAAGTGGGGCCAAGGTGGGGACCGGAATGTCTCCACGAGCTGACGTTACCCCTTGTTCTGAGGCGCCGACGCCCGCAGACGCCGTCACAACCAACGGCACGGCCGCGCTGCCGTGCCCCGCTGCCGACGCCACTGCCAACTCTGGAAACAAAACGGCCTCCTTCAGCCCTCCGGAGGCGGCAGTGCAGGACAAACAGGACATTAGCGACAGCAACAACAGCAAAACCTCAGAACCCTCCCTGCATTCTGTGCCAGCGCTTGGCGGCGAGTAA
- the phf21ab gene encoding PHD finger protein 21A isoform X5, with the protein MLQLDGFPTGHGVQADQSAERLTASMMELQTLQEALKVEIQIHQKLVAQMKQDPQNADLKKQLHELQAKITALSEKQKKVVEQLRKELLVKQEPEAKVQLQVHTPPVGGDLKPTNLLQTQQIPGGLQQTLTVTPVLTAKTLPLVLKAAGTPALPGSVLPQRPATVMVTTAISKPDSHNAPINLQVMGKLSAHSLEPVRLVSKNAMLLQAVQPIKVPQFVPPPRLMTPPTFQPQQVRPKPAFPANVPIAPAPPPPMMAAPQLLQRPVMLATKLSPSMSSVAPIHQVRIVNGQPCVKTGTTPLTGIVITTPVTTTTACIGSPAQAPDPASVPTLAPSQPSQISSLASDSKTVISGGGAEHKMAVPLPSSSTPPLSPPTRPRKEESPEKLAFMVSLGLVTYDHLEEIQSKRQERKRRTTANPVYSGAVFEPERKKSAVSYLNSPLHQGTRKRANDDSLSKGDIHEDFCTVCRRSGQLLMCDTCSRVYHLDCLDPPLKSIPKGMWICPKCQDQILKKEEAIPWPGTLAIVHSYIAYKEAKEEEKQKLIKWSAELRLEREQLEQRVKQLSNSITKCMETKNSILARQKDMQLSLDKVKHLVRLIQAFNFKQTVPDSSDVRVQDAAAPPLEATALAKVEGDGKSEISAAEEQKTVAGSMTIAVDADRQGAVARATEDISAGGARGGAKTETGVQTVSGAKVGTGMSPRADVTPCSEAPTPADAVTTNGTAALPCPAADATANSGNKTASFSPPEAAVQDKQDISDSNNSKTSEPSLHSVPALGGE; encoded by the exons ATGCTTCAGTTGGATGGTTTTCCCACTGGACACGGCGTTCAG GCTGATCAATCAGCTGAAAGACTGACTGCATCCATGATGGAATTACAGACATTACAGGAGGCTCTGAAGGTGGAGATCCAGATCCATCAG AAACTGGTGGCCCAGATGAAGCAGGACCCTCAG AACGCAGATCTGAAGAAACAACTTCATGAGCTTCAAGCAAAGATCACTGCACTGAGTGAGAAGCAg AAAAAGGTGGTGGAGCAGTTGAGGAAGGAACTGCTGGTCAAGCAGGAGCCAGAAGCCAAAGTGCAGCTCCAGGTCCACACACCTCCTGTTGGGGGTGATTTAAAGCCCACCAACCTGCTGCAGACCCAACAGATTCCTGGAGGACTACAGCAG ACGCTGACAGTCACGCCAGTCCTCACCGCCAAGACTCTACCTCTCGTGCTGAAAGCGGCGGGCACGCCCGCTCTGCCCGGCTCTGTCTTGCCGCAGCGCCCGGCCACCGTCATGGTAACCACCGCCATCTCAAAACCGGACTCACACAACGCCCCCATCAACCTGCAGGTTATGGGCAAGCTGAGCGCTCACAGCTTGGAACCTGTGAGACTTGTGTCCAAGAACGCCATGCTG CTGCAGGCCGTCCAGCCAATCAAAGTCCCCCAGTTTGTCCCTCCTCCTAGACTGATGACACCACCCACCTTTCAGCCGCAG CAGGTTAGGCCAAAGCCCGCCTTTCCTGCCAATGTCCCCATCGCTCCTGCTCCGCCGCCGCCCATGATGGCGGCCCCCCAGCTGCTCCAAAGGCCTGTCATGTTGGCCACCAAGTTGTCGCCTTCCATGTCGTCTGTGGCGCCCATTCACCAGGTCCGCATCGTTAATGGGCAACCGTGCGTCAAAACCGGCACCACCCCTCTGACGGGCATCGTCATCACCACGCCGGTCACCACGACCACCGCCTGCATCGGCAGCCCGGCCCAGGCACCAGACCCTGCCTCGGTCCCCACCCTGGCCCCAAGCCAGCCGAGCCAGATCAGCAGCTTGGCCTCTGATTCCAAG ACTGTTATATCAGGGGGCGGTGCCGAGCACAAGATGGCAGTCCCCCTCCCCTCGTCTTCTACTCCTCCCTTGTCTCCGCCTACAAGACCCAGGAAGGAGGAGAGTCCAGAG AAACTGGCCTTCATGGTGTCCTTGGGCCTTGTAACGTATGACCACTTGGAAG AGATTCAAAGCAAAAGGCAAGAGAGGAAAAGGAGAACGACGGCTAACCCGGTCTACAGCGGCGCAGTGTTTGAGCCTGAG AGGAAAAAGAGTGCTGTGAGTTACCTGAACAGCCCTCTGCACCAAGGGACCCGAAAGAGAG CCAACGACGACTCCCTTTCCAAG GGAGACATCCATGAGGACTTCTGCACTGTGTGCAGACGCAGTGGCCAGTTGCTCATGTGCGACACGTGTTCtcgtgtctatcacctggactGCCTGGACCCGCCCCTGAAAAGCATTCCTAAAGGCATGTGGATCTGTCCAAAATGCCAAGACCAG ATTCTCAAGAAAGAAGAAGCCATTCCCTGGCCCGGAACGCTGGCAATCGTTCACTCCTACATTGCCTACAAAGAAG CAAAAGAAGAAGAGAAGCAGAAGCTCATCAAGTGGAGTGCAGAGCTGCGACTGGAGCGCGAGCAATTGGAGCAACGAGTCAAGCAGCTCAGCAACTCCATCACG AAATGCATGGAGACCAAGAACAGCATCCTGGCTCGCCAGAAGGACATGCAGCTGTCTCTGGACAAAGTCAAACATCTGGTCCGCCTCATCCAGGCCTTCAACTTCAAACAGACTGTGCCCGACAGCAGTGACGTCAGAGTCCAGGATGCCGCGGCGCCGCCGCTCGAAGCCACCGCCTTGGCCAAGGTTGAGGGTGACGGCAAGAGTGAAATTAGCGCGGCCGAAGAGCAGAAAACGGTGGCGGGGAGCATGACGATTGCAGTGGACGCAGACCGTCAGGGCGCTGTTGCGCGCGCCACAGAGGACATTTCTGCTGGAGGTGCAAGGGGAGGAGCTAAGACAGAGACAGGCGTACAGACTGTAAGTGGGGCCAAGGTGGGGACCGGAATGTCTCCACGAGCTGACGTTACCCCTTGTTCTGAGGCGCCGACGCCCGCAGACGCCGTCACAACCAACGGCACGGCCGCGCTGCCGTGCCCCGCTGCCGACGCCACTGCCAACTCTGGAAACAAAACGGCCTCCTTCAGCCCTCCGGAGGCGGCAGTGCAGGACAAACAGGACATTAGCGACAGCAACAACAGCAAAACCTCAGAACCCTCCCTGCATTCTGTGCCAGCGCTTGGCGGCGAGTAA
- the phf21ab gene encoding PHD finger protein 21A isoform X8 — protein MLQLDGFPTGHGVQADQSAERLTASMMELQTLQEALKVEIQIHQKLVAQMKQDPQNADLKKQLHELQAKITALSEKQKKVVEQLRKELLVKQEPEAKVQLQVHTPPVGGDLKPTNLLQTQQIPGGLQQTLTVTPVLTAKTLPLVLKAAGTPALPGSVLPQRPATVMVTTAISKPDSHNAPINLQVMGKLSAHSLEPVRLVSKNAMLLQAVQPIKVPQFVPPPRLMTPPTFQPQVRPKPAFPANVPIAPAPPPPMMAAPQLLQRPVMLATKLSPSMSSVAPIHQVRIVNGQPCVKTGTTPLTGIVITTPVTTTTACIGSPAQAPDPASVPTLAPSQPSQISSLASDSKTVISGGGAEHKMAVPLPSSSTPPLSPPTRPRKEESPEKLAFMVSLGLVTYDHLEEIQSKRQERKRRTTANPVYSGAVFEPERKKSAVSYLNSPLHQGTRKRANDDSLSKGDIHEDFCTVCRRSGQLLMCDTCSRVYHLDCLDPPLKSIPKGMWICPKCQDQILKKEEAIPWPGTLAIVHSYIAYKEAKEEEKQKLIKWSAELRLEREQLEQRVKQLSNSITKCMETKNSILARQKDMQLSLDKVKHLVRLIQAFNFKQTVPDSSDVRVQDAAAPPLEATALAKVEGDGKSEISAAEEQKTVAGSMTIAVDADRQGAVARATEDISAGGARGGAKTETGVQTVSGAKVGTGMSPRADVTPCSEAPTPADAVTTNGTAALPCPAADATANSGNKTASFSPPEAAVQDKQDISDSNNSKTSEPSLHSVPALGGE, from the exons ATGCTTCAGTTGGATGGTTTTCCCACTGGACACGGCGTTCAG GCTGATCAATCAGCTGAAAGACTGACTGCATCCATGATGGAATTACAGACATTACAGGAGGCTCTGAAGGTGGAGATCCAGATCCATCAG AAACTGGTGGCCCAGATGAAGCAGGACCCTCAG AACGCAGATCTGAAGAAACAACTTCATGAGCTTCAAGCAAAGATCACTGCACTGAGTGAGAAGCAg AAAAAGGTGGTGGAGCAGTTGAGGAAGGAACTGCTGGTCAAGCAGGAGCCAGAAGCCAAAGTGCAGCTCCAGGTCCACACACCTCCTGTTGGGGGTGATTTAAAGCCCACCAACCTGCTGCAGACCCAACAGATTCCTGGAGGACTACAGCAG ACGCTGACAGTCACGCCAGTCCTCACCGCCAAGACTCTACCTCTCGTGCTGAAAGCGGCGGGCACGCCCGCTCTGCCCGGCTCTGTCTTGCCGCAGCGCCCGGCCACCGTCATGGTAACCACCGCCATCTCAAAACCGGACTCACACAACGCCCCCATCAACCTGCAGGTTATGGGCAAGCTGAGCGCTCACAGCTTGGAACCTGTGAGACTTGTGTCCAAGAACGCCATGCTG CTGCAGGCCGTCCAGCCAATCAAAGTCCCCCAGTTTGTCCCTCCTCCTAGACTGATGACACCACCCACCTTTCAGCCGCAG GTTAGGCCAAAGCCCGCCTTTCCTGCCAATGTCCCCATCGCTCCTGCTCCGCCGCCGCCCATGATGGCGGCCCCCCAGCTGCTCCAAAGGCCTGTCATGTTGGCCACCAAGTTGTCGCCTTCCATGTCGTCTGTGGCGCCCATTCACCAGGTCCGCATCGTTAATGGGCAACCGTGCGTCAAAACCGGCACCACCCCTCTGACGGGCATCGTCATCACCACGCCGGTCACCACGACCACCGCCTGCATCGGCAGCCCGGCCCAGGCACCAGACCCTGCCTCGGTCCCCACCCTGGCCCCAAGCCAGCCGAGCCAGATCAGCAGCTTGGCCTCTGATTCCAAG ACTGTTATATCAGGGGGCGGTGCCGAGCACAAGATGGCAGTCCCCCTCCCCTCGTCTTCTACTCCTCCCTTGTCTCCGCCTACAAGACCCAGGAAGGAGGAGAGTCCAGAG AAACTGGCCTTCATGGTGTCCTTGGGCCTTGTAACGTATGACCACTTGGAAG AGATTCAAAGCAAAAGGCAAGAGAGGAAAAGGAGAACGACGGCTAACCCGGTCTACAGCGGCGCAGTGTTTGAGCCTGAG AGGAAAAAGAGTGCTGTGAGTTACCTGAACAGCCCTCTGCACCAAGGGACCCGAAAGAGAG CCAACGACGACTCCCTTTCCAAG GGAGACATCCATGAGGACTTCTGCACTGTGTGCAGACGCAGTGGCCAGTTGCTCATGTGCGACACGTGTTCtcgtgtctatcacctggactGCCTGGACCCGCCCCTGAAAAGCATTCCTAAAGGCATGTGGATCTGTCCAAAATGCCAAGACCAG ATTCTCAAGAAAGAAGAAGCCATTCCCTGGCCCGGAACGCTGGCAATCGTTCACTCCTACATTGCCTACAAAGAAG CAAAAGAAGAAGAGAAGCAGAAGCTCATCAAGTGGAGTGCAGAGCTGCGACTGGAGCGCGAGCAATTGGAGCAACGAGTCAAGCAGCTCAGCAACTCCATCACG AAATGCATGGAGACCAAGAACAGCATCCTGGCTCGCCAGAAGGACATGCAGCTGTCTCTGGACAAAGTCAAACATCTGGTCCGCCTCATCCAGGCCTTCAACTTCAAACAGACTGTGCCCGACAGCAGTGACGTCAGAGTCCAGGATGCCGCGGCGCCGCCGCTCGAAGCCACCGCCTTGGCCAAGGTTGAGGGTGACGGCAAGAGTGAAATTAGCGCGGCCGAAGAGCAGAAAACGGTGGCGGGGAGCATGACGATTGCAGTGGACGCAGACCGTCAGGGCGCTGTTGCGCGCGCCACAGAGGACATTTCTGCTGGAGGTGCAAGGGGAGGAGCTAAGACAGAGACAGGCGTACAGACTGTAAGTGGGGCCAAGGTGGGGACCGGAATGTCTCCACGAGCTGACGTTACCCCTTGTTCTGAGGCGCCGACGCCCGCAGACGCCGTCACAACCAACGGCACGGCCGCGCTGCCGTGCCCCGCTGCCGACGCCACTGCCAACTCTGGAAACAAAACGGCCTCCTTCAGCCCTCCGGAGGCGGCAGTGCAGGACAAACAGGACATTAGCGACAGCAACAACAGCAAAACCTCAGAACCCTCCCTGCATTCTGTGCCAGCGCTTGGCGGCGAGTAA
- the phf21ab gene encoding PHD finger protein 21A isoform X1, producing MLQLDGFPTGHGVQADQSAERLTASMMELQTLQEALKVEIQIHQKLVAQMKQDPQNADLKKQLHELQAKITALSEKQKKVVEQLRKELLVKQEPEAKVQLQVHTPPVGGDLKPTNLLQTQQIPGGLQQTLTVTPVLTAKTLPLVLKAAGTPALPGSVLPQRPATVMVTTAISKPDSHNAPINLQVMGKLSAHSLEPVRLVSKNAMLLQAVQPIKVPQFVPPPRLMTPPTFQPQQVRPKPAFPANVPIAPAPPPPMMAAPQLLQRPVMLATKLSPSMSSVAPIHQVRIVNGQPCVKTGTTPLTGIVITTPVTTTTACIGSPAQAPDPASVPTLAPSQPSQISSLASDSKTVISGGGAEHKMAVPLPSSSTPPLSPPTRPRKEESPEKLAFMVSLGLVTYDHLEEIQSKRQERKRRTTANPVYSGAVFEPERKKSAVSYLNSPLHQGTRKRGMSRRLLLFFPPLHLFFFFFFSLFFRLLSVSFHPGRPPKYGGVPELGCLTPTSPSSPVHPLPLPSPSSGDGDIHEDFCTVCRRSGQLLMCDTCSRVYHLDCLDPPLKSIPKGMWICPKCQDQILKKEEAIPWPGTLAIVHSYIAYKEAKEEEKQKLIKWSAELRLEREQLEQRVKQLSNSITKCMETKNSILARQKDMQLSLDKVKHLVRLIQAFNFKQTVPDSSDVRVQDAAAPPLEATALAKVEGDGKSEISAAEEQKTVAGSMTIAVDADRQGAVARATEDISAGGARGGAKTETGVQTVSGAKVGTGMSPRADVTPCSEAPTPADAVTTNGTAALPCPAADATANSGNKTASFSPPEAAVQDKQDISDSNNSKTSEPSLHSVPALGGE from the exons ATGCTTCAGTTGGATGGTTTTCCCACTGGACACGGCGTTCAG GCTGATCAATCAGCTGAAAGACTGACTGCATCCATGATGGAATTACAGACATTACAGGAGGCTCTGAAGGTGGAGATCCAGATCCATCAG AAACTGGTGGCCCAGATGAAGCAGGACCCTCAG AACGCAGATCTGAAGAAACAACTTCATGAGCTTCAAGCAAAGATCACTGCACTGAGTGAGAAGCAg AAAAAGGTGGTGGAGCAGTTGAGGAAGGAACTGCTGGTCAAGCAGGAGCCAGAAGCCAAAGTGCAGCTCCAGGTCCACACACCTCCTGTTGGGGGTGATTTAAAGCCCACCAACCTGCTGCAGACCCAACAGATTCCTGGAGGACTACAGCAG ACGCTGACAGTCACGCCAGTCCTCACCGCCAAGACTCTACCTCTCGTGCTGAAAGCGGCGGGCACGCCCGCTCTGCCCGGCTCTGTCTTGCCGCAGCGCCCGGCCACCGTCATGGTAACCACCGCCATCTCAAAACCGGACTCACACAACGCCCCCATCAACCTGCAGGTTATGGGCAAGCTGAGCGCTCACAGCTTGGAACCTGTGAGACTTGTGTCCAAGAACGCCATGCTG CTGCAGGCCGTCCAGCCAATCAAAGTCCCCCAGTTTGTCCCTCCTCCTAGACTGATGACACCACCCACCTTTCAGCCGCAG CAGGTTAGGCCAAAGCCCGCCTTTCCTGCCAATGTCCCCATCGCTCCTGCTCCGCCGCCGCCCATGATGGCGGCCCCCCAGCTGCTCCAAAGGCCTGTCATGTTGGCCACCAAGTTGTCGCCTTCCATGTCGTCTGTGGCGCCCATTCACCAGGTCCGCATCGTTAATGGGCAACCGTGCGTCAAAACCGGCACCACCCCTCTGACGGGCATCGTCATCACCACGCCGGTCACCACGACCACCGCCTGCATCGGCAGCCCGGCCCAGGCACCAGACCCTGCCTCGGTCCCCACCCTGGCCCCAAGCCAGCCGAGCCAGATCAGCAGCTTGGCCTCTGATTCCAAG ACTGTTATATCAGGGGGCGGTGCCGAGCACAAGATGGCAGTCCCCCTCCCCTCGTCTTCTACTCCTCCCTTGTCTCCGCCTACAAGACCCAGGAAGGAGGAGAGTCCAGAG AAACTGGCCTTCATGGTGTCCTTGGGCCTTGTAACGTATGACCACTTGGAAG AGATTCAAAGCAAAAGGCAAGAGAGGAAAAGGAGAACGACGGCTAACCCGGTCTACAGCGGCGCAGTGTTTGAGCCTGAG AGGAAAAAGAGTGCTGTGAGTTACCTGAACAGCCCTCTGCACCAAGGGACCCGAAAGAGAG GTATGTCACGCAGACTGTTGTTGTTCTTCCCCCCTCtccatctttttttcttttttttcttttctttgttttttcgTCTTTTGTCTGTCTCATTTCACCCAGGTCGCCCACCCAAATACGGCGGCGTCCCGGAGCTGGGCTGCCTCACCCCGACCTCCCCCTCCAGCCCCGTACACCCCCTCCCTCTGCCCAGCCCCAGTTCTGGGGAT GGAGACATCCATGAGGACTTCTGCACTGTGTGCAGACGCAGTGGCCAGTTGCTCATGTGCGACACGTGTTCtcgtgtctatcacctggactGCCTGGACCCGCCCCTGAAAAGCATTCCTAAAGGCATGTGGATCTGTCCAAAATGCCAAGACCAG ATTCTCAAGAAAGAAGAAGCCATTCCCTGGCCCGGAACGCTGGCAATCGTTCACTCCTACATTGCCTACAAAGAAG CAAAAGAAGAAGAGAAGCAGAAGCTCATCAAGTGGAGTGCAGAGCTGCGACTGGAGCGCGAGCAATTGGAGCAACGAGTCAAGCAGCTCAGCAACTCCATCACG AAATGCATGGAGACCAAGAACAGCATCCTGGCTCGCCAGAAGGACATGCAGCTGTCTCTGGACAAAGTCAAACATCTGGTCCGCCTCATCCAGGCCTTCAACTTCAAACAGACTGTGCCCGACAGCAGTGACGTCAGAGTCCAGGATGCCGCGGCGCCGCCGCTCGAAGCCACCGCCTTGGCCAAGGTTGAGGGTGACGGCAAGAGTGAAATTAGCGCGGCCGAAGAGCAGAAAACGGTGGCGGGGAGCATGACGATTGCAGTGGACGCAGACCGTCAGGGCGCTGTTGCGCGCGCCACAGAGGACATTTCTGCTGGAGGTGCAAGGGGAGGAGCTAAGACAGAGACAGGCGTACAGACTGTAAGTGGGGCCAAGGTGGGGACCGGAATGTCTCCACGAGCTGACGTTACCCCTTGTTCTGAGGCGCCGACGCCCGCAGACGCCGTCACAACCAACGGCACGGCCGCGCTGCCGTGCCCCGCTGCCGACGCCACTGCCAACTCTGGAAACAAAACGGCCTCCTTCAGCCCTCCGGAGGCGGCAGTGCAGGACAAACAGGACATTAGCGACAGCAACAACAGCAAAACCTCAGAACCCTCCCTGCATTCTGTGCCAGCGCTTGGCGGCGAGTAA